GCCCACTACGGGCAGGTTGTGCACCCAGCCTGGCACAGGCAGCCCCTGCTTGAGGACGTCAAGCAGGTAAGGCACGCTTGCCACTGCCTCCTGTGCGGCTTTCAGCGCGATGAAGCACAAGGGCGCTACCAGCACCAAAGACACCACAGCCGTGGCCAGCGTGGGCAGGATGGTGCAGTTCCAGTTGCTTTCAGCTTTGCCAAGCTTTTGCAGGCGCCTGTAAAGCGGCCAGGAACAAATGGCGAAAATGACGGCCCATGTCAGCGCGCCCAGAAAACCCCACAGCACATAGAGGGAGGCAGCGATGATGGCGATGGCTAACAGCAGGCGCGCCTGCTTCTGGCGCAGGCTGAACGTGGCGTTGATAGGGGGCGGCATAAAGGTGGGCACTCTCCGGGCGGGGCAGGGCAGGGGGCAGGGCTGGCATGCCCTGGTTTTCCCTGAGCGTTGGCGCCAGCCCCTGACAAAGCCAATTGAAATCACGTGAGACCAGGGTGAAATCAGGTGAAATCAGGCCATTGAAAATCAGGTCGTCATGGTCCTGAAACTAGCAGGGCTGGTAAGCCCCAGGCCAGGGGGCAGGCCATAGGACCTCAGCGCCCTGTGCTGCCATAGCCCCCAGCGCCGCGCTGGGTGGGGGGCAGGGCGCTGGCAGCGGTGAAGCTAGCGCGCACCACAGGGCTGATAACGCCTTGGGCGATGCGGTCGCCCCGCATGACACTAAATGGCTCCTGCCCCAGATTGATGAGGAGGATCTTCAACTCCCCCCTGTAATCGGAATCCACCGTGCCAGGGCTGTTCAGCACGGTAATGCCATGGCGCAGCGCCAAGCCTGAGCGTGGCCTGACCTGGAGCTCATAGCCAGCGGGGATGGCCATGGCCAGGCCAGTGGGCACCAAGGCGCGCCCACCTGGGTGGATAACAAGTGGCTCATCCTCAGCGACATCTGCCTGCAGGTCGAACCCCGCCGCCCCCTCGGTTGCGTAGCTGGGCAGCGGCAGTGGCTTGTTGGGCGTGCCCGTCTGCAGGTCA
The sequence above is drawn from the Formicincola oecophyllae genome and encodes:
- the dut gene encoding dUTP diphosphatase, whose translation is MATMMIDVPVQRLALHPAQGDTDLQTGTPNKPLPLPSYATEGAAGFDLQADVAEDEPLVIHPGGRALVPTGLAMAIPAGYELQVRPRSGLALRHGITVLNSPGTVDSDYRGELKILLINLGQEPFSVMRGDRIAQGVISPVVRASFTAASALPPTQRGAGGYGSTGR